The Quadrisphaera sp. DSM 44207 genome window below encodes:
- a CDS encoding SCO7613 C-terminal domain-containing membrane protein, with product MAEQEGRADAPWPWWTPGEVPPPGRPGAQRVLLATGALLVAAAAVVLAGAVRPRTGAAGQVAALVCLSAAGAAAARATGVRGLRASAEALAALAVVVLVVALAAAAALDLWGLGRVDRAGYGAAAGAGVVALAVAADRLLAPRPHRGPRAYPLSAVLAASALPSLLVAAADGGARAWAAAALAAAVAGAVAAPALGPAGALVQGAAAVAALAHLVLALPVLAVVVLVGQGPVEAARTAVQLAAVSAVALRLRRRAGGRGGNAVLAAEAVAWAAAAGALIVTAVPGGAPALLATAALLAVVTALARAEPASRRPARAVPRRLAVAGLATGIAAAVLEAVGAGSGPAGVPVGARVGAWAAMAAAAGAVAAVRPRWRPGWAAAAAFCALVAAVCAAAPLPALPAVVVLGTTGVLLVAAAAGRRGRPEEGVLAGAGAAGLGTALLPALLGAPLAGTSAAPPVAGVLAAGGLVALGYALLPGRGAAGAVGVVLLTASAWVLCAEAGVVPVEAGSLPLAALALLAGVGHLRRRPGAPSWATVGPGLAVALLPSAVVAVADEGLLRPFLLLVAAVLVLAAGAAAGWQAPVVVGALAAGAVALSQLAPWAVALPRWLGLGVAGVLLLALGVRFEQGRRGTAAAAGWVRGLR from the coding sequence ATGGCGGAGCAGGAGGGGCGCGCGGACGCCCCGTGGCCGTGGTGGACGCCGGGAGAGGTGCCGCCGCCCGGCCGGCCCGGCGCGCAGCGGGTGCTCCTCGCCACGGGCGCGCTCCTGGTCGCCGCGGCGGCCGTCGTCCTCGCCGGGGCGGTGCGGCCCCGCACCGGGGCCGCCGGCCAGGTGGCGGCGCTGGTCTGCCTGAGCGCCGCGGGCGCGGCCGCGGCCCGCGCGACCGGGGTGCGGGGGCTGCGCGCGAGCGCGGAGGCCCTCGCCGCCCTGGCCGTGGTGGTCCTGGTGGTGGCGCTGGCCGCCGCCGCGGCGCTCGACCTGTGGGGTCTCGGCCGGGTGGACCGCGCGGGCTACGGCGCCGCGGCCGGCGCCGGGGTCGTCGCGCTGGCGGTGGCCGCCGACCGGCTGCTGGCGCCCCGCCCGCACCGCGGCCCGCGCGCCTATCCGCTCTCGGCCGTCCTGGCCGCCTCGGCCCTGCCGTCCCTGCTCGTCGCCGCCGCGGACGGCGGCGCCCGCGCCTGGGCCGCGGCGGCCCTGGCGGCGGCCGTCGCCGGGGCGGTGGCCGCCCCCGCGCTGGGCCCCGCCGGTGCCCTGGTGCAGGGCGCGGCCGCGGTGGCAGCGCTGGCCCACCTGGTCCTGGCGCTGCCGGTCCTCGCGGTCGTCGTGCTGGTCGGGCAGGGCCCCGTCGAGGCGGCGCGGACGGCGGTGCAGCTGGCCGCCGTCAGTGCGGTGGCGCTCCGGCTGCGGCGCCGGGCGGGCGGGCGCGGCGGGAACGCGGTGCTGGCGGCGGAGGCGGTCGCCTGGGCGGCCGCCGCAGGCGCGCTGATCGTGACGGCGGTGCCCGGCGGGGCGCCCGCGCTGCTGGCCACCGCGGCCCTGCTGGCCGTCGTCACCGCGCTGGCCCGTGCCGAGCCGGCATCGCGCCGACCCGCTCGCGCGGTGCCGCGCCGCCTCGCCGTCGCCGGGCTCGCGACGGGGATCGCCGCGGCGGTGCTCGAGGCGGTGGGCGCGGGCAGCGGCCCGGCCGGGGTCCCGGTGGGCGCTCGGGTCGGCGCCTGGGCCGCCATGGCCGCGGCGGCGGGCGCGGTCGCCGCGGTGCGCCCGCGGTGGCGACCCGGGTGGGCGGCCGCTGCGGCGTTCTGCGCGCTCGTGGCCGCCGTGTGCGCCGCCGCGCCGCTGCCCGCGCTGCCGGCGGTGGTCGTGCTGGGCACCACGGGGGTGCTGCTCGTCGCCGCAGCGGCCGGCCGCCGCGGGCGCCCGGAGGAGGGCGTGCTCGCCGGCGCCGGTGCCGCGGGTCTGGGGACGGCGCTGCTGCCGGCGCTGCTCGGCGCCCCGCTGGCGGGGACGTCCGCTGCGCCGCCGGTCGCCGGGGTGCTGGCCGCCGGTGGCCTGGTGGCGCTCGGCTACGCCCTCCTGCCCGGCCGCGGGGCGGCCGGCGCCGTCGGCGTCGTCCTGCTCACGGCGTCGGCGTGGGTGCTCTGCGCCGAGGCCGGCGTCGTGCCGGTGGAGGCCGGCTCCCTACCGCTGGCGGCGCTGGCCCTGCTCGCGGGGGTCGGGCACCTGCGCCGGCGCCCGGGGGCGCCGTCGTGGGCGACGGTCGGGCCGGGTCTGGCGGTGGCGCTGCTGCCCTCCGCGGTGGTGGCCGTGGCGGACGAGGGCCTGCTGCGGCCGTTCCTCCTGCTCGTCGCGGCCGTGCTGGTCCTCGCGGCGGGCGCGGCCGCCGGGTGGCAGGCGCCCGTCGTGGTGGGCGCCCTCGCCGCGGGGGCGGTGGCGCTCTCGCAGCTGGCCCCCTGGGCCGTCGCGCTGCCGCGGTGGCTGGGCCTGGGCGTCGCCGGCGTCCTGCTGCTGGCGCTCGGCGTCCGCTTCGAGCAGGGCCGCCGCGGCACCGCCGCGGCGGCGGGGTGGGTCAGGGGCCTGCGGTGA
- a CDS encoding nitroreductase family protein, with the protein MELRDAVRARRMVRAYDGRPVAPRVLRELLDLAVRAPSAGGAQGRDLLVLREPEDRARFWAATADDVDAPDRWLAGMMTAPVLVLCLAEPGAYRRRYAEADKRTGARAADRDPDAWDVPWWDVDTGMAALLLLLGAVDAGLGACFFGVPPGRVDAVRDAFAVPSDRRVVGAVGLGHPAPAAAAGGDRTDGRRRPRRPRRPLAEVAHEGRFGRPLDAAGTAADGTVTAGP; encoded by the coding sequence GTGGAGCTGCGGGACGCGGTGCGGGCGCGGCGCATGGTGCGCGCCTACGACGGGCGGCCGGTGGCGCCGCGGGTGCTGCGCGAGCTGCTGGACCTCGCGGTGCGGGCGCCGTCGGCGGGCGGGGCGCAGGGCAGGGACCTGCTGGTGCTGCGCGAGCCGGAGGACCGGGCGCGCTTCTGGGCCGCCACCGCCGACGACGTCGACGCCCCGGACCGCTGGCTGGCCGGGATGATGACCGCCCCGGTGCTGGTGCTGTGCCTGGCCGAGCCCGGCGCCTACCGGCGCCGCTACGCCGAGGCGGACAAGCGGACCGGCGCCCGCGCCGCCGACCGCGACCCCGACGCCTGGGACGTGCCCTGGTGGGACGTCGACACGGGCATGGCGGCGCTGCTCCTGCTGCTCGGCGCCGTCGACGCGGGCCTCGGCGCCTGCTTCTTCGGCGTCCCCCCGGGCCGGGTCGACGCGGTGCGCGACGCCTTCGCGGTGCCTTCCGACCGCCGCGTCGTCGGGGCGGTCGGCCTCGGCCACCCGGCGCCGGCCGCCGCTGCCGGCGGGGACCGGACCGACGGGCGCCGCCGCCCGCGCCGGCCTCGCCGCCCGCTGGCCGAGGTCGCGCACGAGGGGCGCTTCGGCAGGCCCCTCGACGCCGCGGGCACCGCCGCGGACGGGACCGTCACCGCAGGCCCCTGA